From a single Apium graveolens cultivar Ventura chromosome 2, ASM990537v1, whole genome shotgun sequence genomic region:
- the LOC141706675 gene encoding LEAF RUST 10 DISEASE-RESISTANCE LOCUS RECEPTOR-LIKE PROTEIN KINASE-like 2.5 — MRDTCNIHIHLCLIIVIFLSANRCYCVDQQYIDCAPRDCGSLLSIRFPFFIADVQPAYCGESPGFGRLLYVSYAELRSNSGACGGLKIVQAHQSDQLIFLASTGNNTGLKTGIGNNNAGLKIGIASGVSVGIILLTLALVIIYCRIRTTFSSSLFPRNTSSYSKDIDAFISQHGSSIPKRFRYSALKKLTNSFKDQLGKGGFGDVYRGTLADGRVVAVKVLKPTNGNGEEFINEVASIGRTSHVNVVNLLGFCYEGKRRALIYEFMPNGSLEKFIYGKTPSLEGQHLGCEKLYSIAVGIARGLEYLHRGCNTRILHFDIKPHNILLDENFRPKISDFGLAKLYTTEESIISSMLQARGTIGYIAPELTNRSFGQVSHKSDIYSYGMMILEMVGGRKNINVCADHISEIYYPRWLYKRIQSDDVLNLANEISVEENETIRKMVIVGLWCIQVYPTQRPAISKVIEMLEGQTAALEIPPQPYLCSVPNSSSNSPERLVLCSSSGTLPSSST, encoded by the exons ATGAGAGACACTTGTAATATTCACATTCATCTCTGTTTAATCATCGTCATTTTCTTGTCAGCAAACAGATGTTATTGTGTTGATCAACAATATATAGACTGTGCTCCCAGGGACTGCGGAAGCTTATTGAGTATAAGGTTTCCATTCTTTATTGCAGACGTGCAACCAGCTTACTGTGGAGAATCCCCTGGATTCG GTCGCCTTCTTTACGTTTCTTACGCTGAGTTGCGATCAAACAGTGGAGCTTGTGGCGGTTTAAAAATTGTACAGGCTCACCAGTCAGACCAG CTGATTTTCCTTGCATCAACAGGAAATAACACAGGACTGAAGACTGGCATAG GAAATAATAACGCAGGACTGAAGATTGGAATAG CTAGTGGTGTATCAGTAGGCATTATACTTCTTACTTTAGCTCTTGTCATCATCTATTGCCGGATTAGAACTACATTTAGTTCGTCTCTGTTCCCTCGGAACACATCTTCTTATTCTAAAGACATAGACGCGTTCATTAGTCAACACGGATCCTCAATCCCCAAAAGATTTAGGTACTCTGCACTCAAAAAATTAACAAATTCGTTCAAAGATCAATTAGGGAAAGGTGGCTTTGGAGATGTATATAGAGGAACTTTAGCAGATGGCCGAGTCGTGGCAGTCAAGGTCTTAAAACCAACAAATGGAAATGGAGAGGAATTTATAAATGAAGTTGCAAGCATTGGCAGGACTTCTCATGTCAATGTTGTCAATCTCCTTGGATTCTGTTATGAGGGTAAAAGACGAGCTTTAATATACGAGTTCATGCCTAACGGATCTCTTGAGAAGTTCATTTATGGCAAAACTCCGTCATTGGAAGGACAACATCTTGGATGCGAGAAATTGTACAGCATAGCAGTTGGAATTGCACGAGGACTGGAGTACTTGCACCGAGGCTGCAACACCCGCATTCTGCATTTTGACATTAAGCCACATAACATCCTCCTTGATGAAAATTTTCGCCCTAAAATATCCGATTTTGGGCTTGCAAAGTTGTACACCACCGAAGAAAGTATAATCTCATCTATGTTGCAAGCTAGAGGAACCATCGGTTATATTGCTCCTGAATTAACTAATAGAAGTTTCGGACAAGTGTCCCATAAATCCGATATCTACAGCTATGGAATGATGATTCTTGAAATGGTTGGAGGAAGAAAGAATATCAATGTCTGCGCAGATCACATTAGTGAGATATATTATCCACGTTGGCTATACAAGCGAATCCAGTCTGACGATGTGCTAAATTTGGCAAATGAAATTTCTGTAGAAGAAAATGAAACTATAAGGAAAATGGTGATCGTCGGACTCTGGTGCATACAGGTGTATCCAACACAAAGGCCAGCaataagcaaagtgattgaaaTGTTGGAAGGACAGACAGCAGCCCTGGAGATCCCACCACAACCGTACTTGTGTTCAGTTCCAAATTCTTCATCAAATTCTCCTGAAAGATTGGTGCTGTGCTCATCTTCTGGAACATTACCCTCTTCATCAACATGA
- the LOC141706676 gene encoding uncharacterized protein LOC141706676 isoform X1 gives MLLNHQLQQCSLIKNGVFQYYSVATSPHQRRPTIVSLQTKAIPSRTQRIMESIPVNGEVGGAGGAYSYNALKRLDQLWSGICSAQTVIDEPKQVVSRIPGLFSQSDLADKEVETFDVVVCGGTLGIFIATALSSKGLRVGIVEKNVLKGREQEWNISRKEMMELVEVGILQEEDIEDATSATFNPNRCGFEGKGEIWVENILNLGVSPSKLIEIMKTRFNSCDGVILEGLGVSSISVYDEAAILQLDSGKKLSSRLIIDAMGNFSPVVKQIRGGRKPDGFCLVVGSCCRGFTDNKTSDVIYASAEVKQVGQSQVQYFWEAFPAGSGLMDRTTYMFTYVDPQPGSPMLEELLEDYWNLMPDYQGVSLDDLEILRVIYGIFPTYRDSPLPSAFDRIIQFGDASGIQSPVSFGGFGSLTRHLGRLTNGIYEAISGNLLDSDSLSLLNPYMPNLSASWLFQRAMSARKESSVSPDFINQLLCANFQSMQRLGDPVLKPFLQDVIQFGPLVKTLGLVMLTNPQLLPSIFRQVGIPVLLDWLGHFTMLGYYTFLSIFIDPIISPSVDTFPEKTKFKWKRQLEAWKYGAGLDYTMSTSEETKH, from the exons ATGTTATTAAATCATCAGCTTCAACAATGCTCATTAATCAAAAATGGTGTTTTCCAGTACTACTCAGTTGCCACTTCACCTCATCAGAGAAGACCAACTATTGTTTCTTTGCAGACAAAAGCCATTCCTTCAAGAACCCAA AGGATAATGGAGAGTATACCTGTCAATGGTGAAGTGGGAGGTGCTGGTGGAGCTTATTCGTATAATGCATTGAAGAGATTGGATCAGCTCTGGTCTGGTATTTGCTCTGCTCAGACAG TTATTGATGAACCTAAGCAAGTAGTTTCACGTATCCCGGGTTTGTTTAGCCAGTCTGATTTGGCTGACAAGGAAGTTGAGACATTTGATGTGGTGGTTTGTGGTGGAACTTTGGGAATTTTTATTGCCACTGCTTTGAGTTCCAAAGGTCTTCGAGTAGGCATTGTGGAGAAGAATGTACTAAAAGGG AGAGAACAAGAATGGAATATATCGAGGAAAGAGATGATGGAACTTGTAGAAGTTGGCATTCTTCAGGAGGAAGATATTGAAGATGCTACATCTGCAACATTTAATCCT AACAGATGCGGATTTGAAGGGAAGGGTGAGATTTGGGTTGAAAACATTCTTAACCTTGGTGTTTC GCCTTCCAAGCTTATCGAGATAATGAAGACACGTTTCAATTCATGTGATGGAGTAATCTTAGAAGGTCTTGGCGTTTCAAGCATAAGTGTTTACGATGAAGCAGCT ATTTTGCAATTAGACAGTGGGAAAAAGTTGTCATCACGTCTCATTATTGATGCAATGGGGAACTTTTCACCAGTTGTGAAGCAG ATTAGAGGTGGAAGAAAGCCGGATGGTTTCTGCCTTGTTGTTGGTTCATGTTGTCGTGGTTTCACAGATAACAAGACAAGTGATGTTATATATGCTAGCGCTGAAGTAAAGCAGGTTGGGCAGTCACAAGTACAGTATTTCTGGGAG GCCTTCCCTGCTGGTTCAGGTCTCATGGACCGAACAACTTACATGTTTACCTATGTTGACCCTCAACCTGGATCCCCAATGCTGGAAGAACTATTAGAAGACTACTGGAATCTTATGCCAGATTATCAG GGGGTGTCTCTTGATGATCTGGAGATTTTAAGAGTTATATATGGCATTTTCCCTACTTACCGTGACAG CCCGTTGCCATCAGCTTTTGATCGTATTATACAG TTTGGTGATGCTAGCGGCATACAGTCCCCAGTTTCCTTTGGCGGTTTTGGAAGCTTGACCAGGCATCTTGGAAGACTAACTAATG GGATATATGAAGCAATCTCCGGCAACCTTCTGGACTCAGACAGTCTGTCCCTCTTAAACCCATATATG CCCAACTTGAGTGCATCTTGGCTGTTTCAAAGAGCAATGTCAGCAAGAAAAGAGTCCTCAGTTTCACCTGATTTCATCAATCAACTTCTTTGTGCTAACTTCCAGAGTATGCAG AGGCTAGGGGATCCGGTGCTTAAACCGTTTCTTCAG GATGTCATACAGTTTGGCCCTCTTGTGAAGACGTTAGGGCTGGTTATGTTGACTAATCCTCAACTTCTTCCGTCAATATTTAGACAG GTTGGCATTCCAGTGCTTCTCGACTGGCTTGGTCATTTCACAATGCTGGGATACTACACATTTTTGTCAATCTTTATTGACCCGATTATTAG TCCATCAGTAGACACATTTCCAGAAAAAACAAAGTTTAAATGGAAGCGCCAACTCGAGGCTTGGAAATATGGAGCTGGTTTAGATTACACAATGAGTACCTCAGAGGAAACAAAGCACTGA
- the LOC141706676 gene encoding uncharacterized protein LOC141706676 isoform X2 has translation MESIPVNGEVGGAGGAYSYNALKRLDQLWSGICSAQTVIDEPKQVVSRIPGLFSQSDLADKEVETFDVVVCGGTLGIFIATALSSKGLRVGIVEKNVLKGREQEWNISRKEMMELVEVGILQEEDIEDATSATFNPNRCGFEGKGEIWVENILNLGVSPSKLIEIMKTRFNSCDGVILEGLGVSSISVYDEAAILQLDSGKKLSSRLIIDAMGNFSPVVKQIRGGRKPDGFCLVVGSCCRGFTDNKTSDVIYASAEVKQVGQSQVQYFWEAFPAGSGLMDRTTYMFTYVDPQPGSPMLEELLEDYWNLMPDYQGVSLDDLEILRVIYGIFPTYRDSPLPSAFDRIIQFGDASGIQSPVSFGGFGSLTRHLGRLTNGIYEAISGNLLDSDSLSLLNPYMPNLSASWLFQRAMSARKESSVSPDFINQLLCANFQSMQRLGDPVLKPFLQDVIQFGPLVKTLGLVMLTNPQLLPSIFRQVGIPVLLDWLGHFTMLGYYTFLSIFIDPIISPSVDTFPEKTKFKWKRQLEAWKYGAGLDYTMSTSEETKH, from the exons ATGGAGAGTATACCTGTCAATGGTGAAGTGGGAGGTGCTGGTGGAGCTTATTCGTATAATGCATTGAAGAGATTGGATCAGCTCTGGTCTGGTATTTGCTCTGCTCAGACAG TTATTGATGAACCTAAGCAAGTAGTTTCACGTATCCCGGGTTTGTTTAGCCAGTCTGATTTGGCTGACAAGGAAGTTGAGACATTTGATGTGGTGGTTTGTGGTGGAACTTTGGGAATTTTTATTGCCACTGCTTTGAGTTCCAAAGGTCTTCGAGTAGGCATTGTGGAGAAGAATGTACTAAAAGGG AGAGAACAAGAATGGAATATATCGAGGAAAGAGATGATGGAACTTGTAGAAGTTGGCATTCTTCAGGAGGAAGATATTGAAGATGCTACATCTGCAACATTTAATCCT AACAGATGCGGATTTGAAGGGAAGGGTGAGATTTGGGTTGAAAACATTCTTAACCTTGGTGTTTC GCCTTCCAAGCTTATCGAGATAATGAAGACACGTTTCAATTCATGTGATGGAGTAATCTTAGAAGGTCTTGGCGTTTCAAGCATAAGTGTTTACGATGAAGCAGCT ATTTTGCAATTAGACAGTGGGAAAAAGTTGTCATCACGTCTCATTATTGATGCAATGGGGAACTTTTCACCAGTTGTGAAGCAG ATTAGAGGTGGAAGAAAGCCGGATGGTTTCTGCCTTGTTGTTGGTTCATGTTGTCGTGGTTTCACAGATAACAAGACAAGTGATGTTATATATGCTAGCGCTGAAGTAAAGCAGGTTGGGCAGTCACAAGTACAGTATTTCTGGGAG GCCTTCCCTGCTGGTTCAGGTCTCATGGACCGAACAACTTACATGTTTACCTATGTTGACCCTCAACCTGGATCCCCAATGCTGGAAGAACTATTAGAAGACTACTGGAATCTTATGCCAGATTATCAG GGGGTGTCTCTTGATGATCTGGAGATTTTAAGAGTTATATATGGCATTTTCCCTACTTACCGTGACAG CCCGTTGCCATCAGCTTTTGATCGTATTATACAG TTTGGTGATGCTAGCGGCATACAGTCCCCAGTTTCCTTTGGCGGTTTTGGAAGCTTGACCAGGCATCTTGGAAGACTAACTAATG GGATATATGAAGCAATCTCCGGCAACCTTCTGGACTCAGACAGTCTGTCCCTCTTAAACCCATATATG CCCAACTTGAGTGCATCTTGGCTGTTTCAAAGAGCAATGTCAGCAAGAAAAGAGTCCTCAGTTTCACCTGATTTCATCAATCAACTTCTTTGTGCTAACTTCCAGAGTATGCAG AGGCTAGGGGATCCGGTGCTTAAACCGTTTCTTCAG GATGTCATACAGTTTGGCCCTCTTGTGAAGACGTTAGGGCTGGTTATGTTGACTAATCCTCAACTTCTTCCGTCAATATTTAGACAG GTTGGCATTCCAGTGCTTCTCGACTGGCTTGGTCATTTCACAATGCTGGGATACTACACATTTTTGTCAATCTTTATTGACCCGATTATTAG TCCATCAGTAGACACATTTCCAGAAAAAACAAAGTTTAAATGGAAGCGCCAACTCGAGGCTTGGAAATATGGAGCTGGTTTAGATTACACAATGAGTACCTCAGAGGAAACAAAGCACTGA
- the LOC141706677 gene encoding uncharacterized protein LOC141706677 produces MEEDLLAGRGIMFNRVLEAVPYQGSGDKIQLPPSCFTELSDQGSFDKGPLHFSLSVIHREDLSNAEGVDSQHNGATHAGVLEFTAEEGSVGLPPHIWNNLFGTNALKTSLIEVQYVWLAKGTYAKLQALEFGFSDIPNHKAVLETSLRQHATLSQNDVLTVNHGVLTYHLRVLELKPSSSISVLDTDIEVDIVGPESAPEKTDKHVLIPLMFGKSESGVVDEWDYMYYKFSIDIDVWAVISSGNAEIEVKLDMEAQDGDTDLYVSKHPLLFPNRHQHGWSSHDVGSKVLVLSSKDQSLAQGTYSIGVYGFKGKTKYQLSVSVQDSSNRKVGQQAGAASSTFVEADTVECSNCRHFIPSRSVALHEAYCRRHNLICQHAGCGVVLRIDDAKNHIHCEKCGLAFHGGEIEKHIKVFHEPLQCPCGVILEKEQMVQHQSSDCPLRLVTCKFCGDMVQAGTSAADVRDRLRGLTEHESVCGSRTAPCDSCGRTVMLKDMNIHQTAVHPRS; encoded by the exons ATGGAAGAGGACTTATTAGCCGGAAGAGGAATCATGTTTAATCGTGTGTTAGAAGCTGTGCCCTATCAGGGCAGTGGAGACAAGATTCAATTGCCTCCTTCCTGCTTCACGGAGTTATCCGATCAAGGTTCCTTTGACAAGGGGCCTCTGCATTTTTCTCTTTCTGTAATACATCGTGAGGATCTTTCAAATGCAGAAGGCGTTGATAGTCAACATAACGGAGCGACTCATGCTGGAGTTTTGGAATTTACTGCAGAAGAAGGTTCTGTTGGTCTTCCTCCTCACATATGGAATAACTTATTTGGAACAAATGCTCTGAAGACTTCCTTGATTGAAGTGCAGTATGTGTGGCTCGCAAAAGGAACCTACGCGAAACTTCAAGCACTTGAATTTGGTTTTTCTGACATTCCCAATCACAAAGCTGTCCTCGAAACAAGCCTTCGCCAGCATGCAACTCTATCTCAAAATGATGTGCTGACAGTCAACCATGGTGTACTTACATATCATTTACGTGTTCTAGAGTTAAAACCCTCTTCTAGTATATCTGTCCTTGACACAGATATTGAGGTTGATATCGTTGGTCCTGAGTCTGCACCAGAGAAAACAGACAAGCATGTCCTGATACCTCTCATGTTTGGGAAGTCAGAATCTGGAGTAGTGGATGAATGGGATTATATGTACTACAAATTTTCAATCGATATTGACGTGTGGGCAGTGATTTCTTCTGGGAACGCTGAAATTGAGGTGAAGCTAGACATGGAGGCCCAAGATGGAGATACGGACTTGTACGTTTCCAAACATCCCCTCTTATTCCCGAATCGGCATCAACATGGATGGTCTTCTCATGATGTTGGCTCAAAAGTTTTGGTACTTAGCTCCAAGGACCAGAGCTTGGCTCAAGGTACCTACAGTATTGGTGTATATGGATTTAAGGGGAAAACAAAATACCAGCTGTCTGTAAGTGTTCAAGATAGTAGCAATCGCAAGGTTGGTCAGCAAGCAGGTGCAGCATCCTCCACATTTGTGGAGGCTGATACAGTAGAATGCAGTAACTGCCGGCACTTTATACCTTCCAGAAGCGTAGCACTGCATGAGGCCTACTGCAGGAGACATAATCTCATTTGTCAGCATGCTGGTTGTGGTGTTGTTCTCAGAATCGATGATGCAAAAAACCATATTCACTGTGAAAAGTGTGGATTAGCTTTTCATGGGGGAGAGATTGAGAAGCACATTAAAGTGTTTCATGAGCCGCTTCAATGCCCCTGCGGGGTTATACTCGAGAAGGAACAGATG GTGCAACACCAGTCCTCAGACTGCCCACTACGCCTGGTTACTTGCAAGTTCTGTGGAGACATGGTTCAAGCTGGGACTTCTGCTGCAGATGTACGAGATCGACTACGAGGCCTCACGGAGCATGAGAGTGTTTGTGGTTCCAGAACTGCCCCATGTGATTCTTGCGGTCGTACAGTAATGTTGAAGGATATGAACATTCATCAAACCGCTGTTCATCCGAGGAGCTAG